In Deltaproteobacteria bacterium, the genomic stretch GAATCCCGACGATCGCTTCGCGAGCGCGAACGAGTTCGCCGGCGCGCTGGCGGAGGCGCTCGCCGGCTCGCTCCGCGAAAGTCTGCGCGCGCGCGCGCACGCGGTGCTCGCGTCCGCCCCGTGGGGGGTACGGGACGCGCGATGACCGGCGCGGGCTCGAGCGGGAGCGCGGCGCCGGAGGCCCCACGATGACACCGGGCGTCGATCGCGGCCGTGGCGCCGGCATCGCCGCCGTCGTCGCGGCGCTCGTCGGCTTCAGTTGGGGCTTCGTCCTCGCGAAGCTGATCGCCGCGCCGCCGCCGGTGATCGCGATGTGGCGCCTCGCGATCGGCGCCGCCGTCCTCACCGCCATCGCGGCCGCCTTGCGCGCGCCCTGGCCGCGCCTGCGCGGCGCGGTGCTCGTGTCGGGGATCGCGTTCGGCGTCCACCAGATGCTCTACGTGACGTCGGTGCAGTGGACGTCGGTCTCGGTCGTCGCCCTGATCGGCGCCGCCCAGCCGCTGTTGGTGTCGGCGGTCAGCCGCCGGACGGTCGGCGAGCCCGTGTCGCGCGCGCTGGTCGCGTGCAGCGCCCTCGCCCTGGCCGGCGTCGCCGTCGTCGTCCACGCCGACCTCGGTTCGGCCAGTCACACGGTCCGCGGCGACCTCGCGGCGATCGCCAACCTCGCGGTCGTCACCGTCTATTTCCTCGCGGCGAAGCGCGCGCGCGTCGACGGCGCGCCGACGCTCACGCTCACCGCCGCGACGCTGGCGATCGCGCTGTGCGTCGTCGCGCCGGTCGCGGCCGCCACCGCGCCCGATCTGTCGCCGCCGCGCGGCCGCCAAT encodes the following:
- a CDS encoding DMT family transporter; translation: MTPGVDRGRGAGIAAVVAALVGFSWGFVLAKLIAAPPPVIAMWRLAIGAAVLTAIAAALRAPWPRLRGAVLVSGIAFGVHQMLYVTSVQWTSVSVVALIGAAQPLLVSAVSRRTVGEPVSRALVACSALALAGVAVVVHADLGSASHTVRGDLAAIANLAVVTVYFLAAKRARVDGAPTLTLTAATLAIALCVVAPVAAATAPDLSPPRGRQLGYLLVLALGSGNCHLLVNWAHRRVSAALAALILSGLPILVGIWGHLVLGETLGWRHAAGMALVVASIDLARRAERRT